Proteins encoded within one genomic window of Besnoitia besnoiti strain Bb-Ger1 chromosome II, whole genome shotgun sequence:
- a CDS encoding hypothetical protein (encoded by transcript BESB_041110): MASAWVKCLRILPVSGTPRPKVGASRRRPGESDKGRLPSECAALTGSTTGAQGGGGDQQAGAGGADPVVSGVPEEEAGLAPPTTQARSESAGRETQPESGGSDFSAPSHFLPGSSSFGSQDTRGRETGEGEPGDHGSHEPTGGADHMPPVFTEDAGEGLNILEGLSSRLREDRPAGGRREETQGPSHNLSVGKDSSSRRRRRTRKTGGHSSASSVVSRLSSSTATALPTSWVWSVSDGSVHRTGNTETVEQVSDVGLSTPFFSILGEQDRTAPPSSPTSPDVSPPVQFLAHGYTGGSKGATASSPVEHAPLPRLTTSSLSGSGGGLSPQGRTWDPFFDATAEPAALWAGLQQGESQVDAGAFTEAPRISWGRSAQDFGIPSDRSPHISKRLADPPPLTLRLERAKRVETEETTKESLIPVAIGSIPRAAEPPSTLPGALVWPDPLEEMVEMLKSKMQRAQMPTKRGARLTRRHQRFIAEFSRLNIEVAKRRKAQLEHSLTMLEPRSPVPTGGSEAGQRAQTRDLLDGTLSRAALRELANMFELQRLNLTSRDDRRDPVVKRERRRVIMSALRVAARLQQAQDTASEDDSKSDSDSNEWPGSRSPLVFMSQPLDESLKEGAPKPVPDQRKEVFTSSGPPGMMKSDRRVSPWLAEPHQKEQWHVKGWEQVSALKDAEIKKAAQRRHARRRLWRQRPSSLSSIAEEAADELE; encoded by the coding sequence ATGGCCAGCGCATGGGTAAAGTGCCTGCGCATTTTGCCAGTGTCCGGCACCCCACGTCCGAAGGTGGGTGCCTCTCGCAGACGCcctggagagagcgacaaGGGGCGTCTCCCCTCTGAGTGCGCCGCTTTGACAGGGTCCACAACCGGGGCGCAGGGTGGGGGCGGCGACCAACAGGCTGGGGCTGGAGGAGCTGACCCTGTCGTATCCGGCGTgccagaagaagaggcaggacTGGCACCGCCCACAACACAAGCTCGATCGGAGTCAGCGGGCCGAGAGACACAACCGGAATCTGGTGGGAGTGACTTTTCGGCGCCGTCTCATTTTCTTCCGGGATCGTCGTCTTTTGGCAGCCAAGACACCCGTGGAAGAGAGACGGGCGAAGGTGAACCGGGTGACCATGGCTCGCACGAACCaacaggcggcgcggatcATATGCCCCCTGTTTTTACAGAAGACGCCGGGGAAGGTCTCAATATATTGGAGGGCTTGTCTTCGCGTCTACGCGAGGACCGCCCCGCAGGGGGGcgccgagaggagacacagggACCTTCGCATAATTTGTCTGTGGGGAAGGATTCCTCATCACGGCGTCGACGTCGAACGAGAAAAACAGGCGGCCACTCTAGTGCCTCGTCCGTGGTGTCAAGGTTGTCGTCTTCTACGGCTACGGCGCTTCCTACCTCTTGGGTGTGGAGCGTAAGCGATGGGAGTGTGCACAGGACGGGAAACACTGAAACTGTCGAACAAGTTTCAGATGTCGGGTTGAGTACACCATTCTTCTCGATTCTAGGTGAGCAGGACCGGACAGCCCCCCCAAGCAGCCCAACGTCGCCGGATGTGTCTCCTCCGGTTCAGTTCCTAGCACATGGGTACACAGGGGGATCCAAAGGAGCAacggcgtcctcgcccgtCGAGCATGCTCCGCTTCCCCGCCTGACCACATCGTCCCTGTCAGGGTCAGGCGGTGGACTCAGTCCACAGGGTAGGACATGGGATCCATTCTTCGACGCAACTGCAGAACCAGCTGCACTGTGGGCGGGTCTACAGCAAGGTGAGTCTCAGGTGGACGCTGGTGCATTCACCGAGGCCCCTCGCATTTCCTGGGGACGATCGGCGCAGGATTTTGGAATACCCAGTGACAGATCTCCACACATTTCCAAACGGTTAGCtgacccgccgccgctgactCTGCGGCTGGAACGTGCGAAGAGAGTCGAGACTGAGGAGACTACTAAGGAGAGCCTTATACCCGTCGCAATTGGGTCAATTCCACGTGCGGCGGAGCCTCCCTCAACTCTTCCAGGCGCGTTAGTGTGGCCAGACCCCCTTGAGGAGATGGTAGAGATGCTGAAATCGAAAATGCAGCGTGCGCAGATGCCAACCAAACGGGGTGCACGCCTCACCCGGAGGCATCAGAGGTTCATTGCGGAGTTCTCCCGTCTCAATATCGAGGTCGCCAAGCGCCGCAAGGCTCAATTAGAGCATAGTCTTACCATGTTAGAGCCCAGAAGCCCGGTTCCCACTGGTGGCAGCGAAGCAGGTCAGAGGGCGCAAACAAGAGACCTTTTAGATGGAACCTTAAGTCGTGCCGCCCTCCGGGAACTGGCTAACATGTTCGAGTTGCAGCGTTTGAACCTCACGAGCCGAGATGACCGGCGCGACCCCGTCGTGAAACGAGAGCGTCGGCGCGTGATAATGTCGGCATTGcgagtggcggcgcggcttcagCAAGCTCAAGACACAGCCAGTGAAGACGACAGTAAGTCAGACAGTGATTCCAATGAATGGCCAGGAAGCCGGTCCCCACTCGTGTTTATGTCTCAACCTCTTGATGAGTCGCTGAAAGAGGGTGCACCAAAACCAGTTCCAGACCAACGGAAGGAAGTTTTTACAAGCTCAGGTCCGCCTGGTATGATGAAGTCAGACAGGAGGGTCAGCCCTTGGCTGGCGGAACCACATCAGAAGGAGCAATGGCATGTGAAGGGCTGGGAACAAGTTAGCGCCTTGAAGGACGCGGAGAtaaagaaggcggcgcagaggaggcacgcgcgccgcaggctttGGCGGCAGCGCCCAAGTTCCCTCTCATCCATtgcggaagaagcagctgATGAACTTGAGTAG